From Dasypus novemcinctus isolate mDasNov1 chromosome 11, mDasNov1.1.hap2, whole genome shotgun sequence, one genomic window encodes:
- the DXO gene encoding decapping and exoribonuclease protein, with protein MESKGTKRGAEKIEAAEPRNKLPCPAPSLPTAPALYSGPFPFYRRPSELGCFSLDAQRQYHGDARALRYYSPPPTHGPGPDFDLRDGYADRYQPRDEEAREGLDHLLRWLLEHRGQLEGGPGWLAGAVVTWRGHLTKLLTTPYERQEGWQLAASRFQGTLYLSEVETPAARAQRLARPPLLRELMYMGYKFEQYMCADKPGGSPDPSGEVNTNVAFCSVLRSRLGSHALLFSGEVDCRDPQAASTQPPGCYVELKTCKEMHSPGQRRSFYRHKLLKWWAQSFLPGVPTVVAGFRNPEGFVCSLKTFPTMEMFEYVRNDRDGWSPSVCMNFCAAFLSFAQDTVVQDDPRLIHLFSWEPGGPVTVSIHRDAPYAFLPTWYVEAMAQDLPSPPETPSPRD; from the exons ATGGAGTCCAAAGGGACCAAGAGGGGGGCTGAGAAAATCGAGGCAGCAGAGCCTCGGAACAAACTCCCGTGCCCAGCGCCCTCCCTCCCCACAGCACCCGCTCTCTACTCTGGGCCCTTTCCTTTCTACCGGCGCCCTTCCGAGCTGGGCTGCTTCTCCCTGGACGCACAGCGCCAGTATCACGGAGATGCCCGCGCCCTGCGCTATTACAGCCCACCGCCCACCCACGGTCCAGGCCCCGACTTTGACCTCAGAGACGGATACGCTGACCGATACCAGCCCCGGGACGAGGAGGCCCGGGAGGGGCTGGACCACCTGCTTCGCTGGCTCCTGGAGCACCGAGGCCAACTGGAGGG GGGTCCAGGCTGGCTGGCAGGGGCCGTAGTGACGTGGCGGGGGCATCTGACCAAACTGCTGACAACACCGTACGAGCGGCAGGAGGGCTGGCAGCTGGCAGCCTCCCGGTTCCAGGGCACACTGTACCTGAGTGAGGTGGAGACTCCGGCCGCTCGGGCTCAGAGGCTTGCCCGGCCGCCCCTCCTCCGGGAGCTCATGTACATGGGCTACAAGTTTGAGCAGTACATGTGTGCAG ACAAACCCGGAGGCTCCCCGGACCCTTCTGGAGAGGTGAACACCAACGTGGCCTTCTGCTCGGTGCTGCGCAGCCGCCTGGGGAGCCACGCCCTGCTCTTCTCAGGGGAGGTGGACTGCAGAGACCCCCAGGCGGCATCCACGCAGCCCCCCGGCTGCTACGTAGAGCTCAAGACCTGCAAGGAGATGCACAGCCCTGGCCAGCGGAGGAGCTTCTACAG GCACAAGCTCCTGAAATGGTGGGCTCAGTCGTTTCTCCCTGGGGTCCCAACTGTTGTCGCCGGCTTCCGCAACCCGGAGGGTTTCGTCTGCTCCCTCAAGACCTTTCCCACCATGGAAATGTTTGAATATGTCAGG AATGACCGTGACGGCTGGAGTCCCTCTGTGTGCATGAACTTCTGTGCTGCCTTTCTCAGCTTTGCCCAGGATACAGTTGTCCAGGATGACCCCAG GCTTATCCATCTCTTCTCCTGGGAGCCCGGGGGCCCCGTCACCGTGTCCATCCACCGAGACGCACCCTATGCCTTCCTGCCCACGTGGTACGTGGAAGCCAtggcccaggacctcccatcgCCGCCCGAAACTCCCTCCCCGAGAGACTGA